A genomic window from Brevibacillus agri includes:
- a CDS encoding TetR/AcrR family transcriptional regulator, with protein MARQKLHIDELYEVSGKILVEKGYAGFHFKLVADQLNVSRSTIYEYFSNKDELIASLMVHLMEKVMSEYERPDSEPAPLARLRKMFDSFMKYADIHQILLFAPFVNG; from the coding sequence ATGGCGAGACAAAAACTGCACATCGACGAACTGTACGAAGTGTCGGGCAAGATACTCGTGGAAAAAGGCTACGCTGGCTTTCATTTCAAGCTGGTAGCCGATCAATTGAATGTGAGCCGCAGCACCATCTACGAGTATTTTTCCAACAAGGACGAGCTGATCGCCTCTTTGATGGTCCATTTGATGGAAAAAGTCATGAGCGAATACGAGCGACCAGACAGCGAGCCGGCTCCTTTGGCGAGATTGCGGAAGATGTTTGACTCGTTTATGAAGTACGCGGACATTCACCAGATTTTGCTGTTTGCTCCGTTTGTGAACGGCTAG
- a CDS encoding HAD-IIA family hydrolase, with protein MLDTALYDAYFFDLDGTIFIGDRLLPGVGKTFAALRANEKKIMFLTNTTVQTRADCQARLEKLGLCVEREEIMTAAYAAGLYFQQQADSARVLVVGERELAAELASFQIRQVQAPSQATHVLVGMDRTFTYEKLLLAADALRNGAKLIVANPDPVCPVPGGAIPDTGALAQAIETAGGATVWAMTGKPSRFYAEQVFQQLNVRPEQCLMVGDRLETDILLGKNSGMKTALVLTGVTTCHELERAGIRPDFVLPTLDGSAHDRQEQQQCR; from the coding sequence TTGTTAGATACCGCTTTGTATGACGCGTATTTTTTTGATCTGGACGGGACGATCTTCATTGGGGATCGGCTGCTGCCCGGCGTGGGAAAAACGTTTGCCGCCTTGCGTGCGAACGAGAAGAAGATCATGTTTTTGACGAACACCACGGTGCAGACGAGAGCGGACTGCCAGGCGCGGCTGGAAAAGCTTGGCCTCTGCGTGGAGCGCGAGGAAATCATGACGGCAGCTTATGCGGCGGGCCTGTATTTTCAGCAGCAGGCAGACAGCGCGCGTGTGCTGGTTGTCGGGGAGCGCGAGCTTGCCGCAGAGCTGGCGAGTTTTCAGATCAGGCAGGTGCAAGCGCCGTCGCAAGCTACGCATGTGCTGGTCGGCATGGACAGAACGTTCACCTACGAAAAATTGCTGCTGGCGGCCGATGCGCTGCGAAACGGAGCCAAGCTGATTGTAGCCAACCCTGACCCGGTATGCCCCGTACCAGGCGGTGCGATTCCGGATACGGGAGCGCTGGCGCAGGCGATTGAAACCGCAGGCGGCGCGACTGTCTGGGCCATGACGGGAAAGCCGTCCCGCTTCTATGCGGAGCAAGTTTTTCAGCAGTTGAACGTCCGGCCGGAACAGTGCCTGATGGTAGGCGATCGGCTGGAGACGGATATTTTGCTCGGCAAAAACAGCGGAATGAAAACCGCGCTCGTGCTGACAGGGGTGACGACGTGCCATGAGCTGGAGCGTGCGGGCATCCGGCCGGATTTTGTCCTGCCTACGCTGGATGGCAGCGCGCACGACAGGCAAGAGCAGCAGCAATGTAGATAA
- a CDS encoding ABC transporter ATP-binding protein, which yields MAEVELRRISKMYERQKVVNEVSALIAPGEFFVLVGPSGCGKSTTLRMIAGLEDISEGELLIGGKRVNEVAPSGRNISMVFQNYALYPHLTVKDNILFGLQVRKVDKQEQAKRLELVAEMLGIAQLLHRKPKELSGGQRQRVALGRAIVSQHPICLMDEPLSNLDAKLRGHMRTEIRQLQQELGITMIYVTHDQVEAMTMGDRMMVLRDGEVQQVGRPLDVYNRPANLFVAEFTGAPPMNTTEGVWRSNGAQSGVELTNDPSRRFLPLGLQAGIKGGTPVVLGVRPEALQPLEAGSPLDESRSLLVSVQGVEILGSETIVEFRLGDKLWKAKWNGQWPCRRGDVLRVGFAAEQVSLFDSQSGKNLAITAGTEKGEILRCVQ from the coding sequence GTGGCAGAAGTGGAATTGCGACGCATTTCCAAAATGTACGAGCGGCAAAAGGTCGTCAATGAAGTCAGCGCGCTCATTGCGCCGGGAGAGTTTTTTGTGCTGGTCGGTCCTTCGGGCTGCGGCAAATCGACGACGCTGCGCATGATTGCCGGACTGGAAGACATCAGCGAAGGAGAGCTGTTGATTGGCGGCAAGCGAGTCAACGAAGTCGCGCCGAGCGGGCGAAATATATCCATGGTCTTTCAAAATTACGCCTTGTATCCGCATTTGACGGTCAAAGATAACATTTTGTTCGGCTTGCAGGTTCGCAAAGTGGACAAGCAGGAGCAGGCCAAGCGGCTGGAGCTGGTGGCCGAGATGCTCGGGATCGCCCAGCTTTTGCACAGAAAGCCAAAAGAGCTGTCGGGCGGTCAGCGGCAGCGGGTGGCGCTCGGCCGGGCGATTGTCAGCCAGCATCCGATCTGTCTGATGGACGAGCCGCTGTCCAATCTCGATGCCAAGCTGCGCGGGCATATGCGGACGGAGATTCGGCAACTGCAACAGGAGCTGGGAATCACGATGATTTACGTCACGCACGACCAGGTCGAGGCGATGACAATGGGCGACCGGATGATGGTGCTGCGCGACGGCGAGGTGCAGCAGGTAGGCAGGCCGCTCGACGTGTACAACCGTCCGGCGAACCTGTTTGTGGCCGAATTTACCGGGGCGCCGCCGATGAATACGACAGAGGGCGTTTGGCGAAGCAATGGCGCGCAGTCCGGCGTCGAGCTGACGAATGACCCGAGCAGACGGTTTTTGCCGCTCGGTCTACAGGCAGGCATCAAGGGCGGGACGCCCGTTGTGCTCGGCGTGCGCCCCGAGGCGTTGCAGCCGCTGGAGGCAGGCAGCCCGCTCGATGAGAGCCGTTCGTTGCTTGTCAGCGTGCAGGGCGTGGAGATTCTCGGTTCCGAGACGATTGTGGAATTCAGGCTGGGCGACAAGCTGTGGAAGGCAAAATGGAACGGGCAATGGCCGTGCCGCCGGGGAGATGTGCTGCGCGTCGGCTTTGCCGCAGAGCAAGTCAGCCTGTTTGATTCGCAATCGGGAAAAAATTTGGCCATCACGGCCGGAACAGAAAAGGGAGAGATACTGCGATGCGTACAGTAG